From the genome of Nicotiana sylvestris chromosome 2, ASM39365v2, whole genome shotgun sequence, one region includes:
- the LOC104247137 gene encoding LEAF RUST 10 DISEASE-RESISTANCEUS RECEPTOR-LIKE PROTEIN KINASE-like 2.7 — protein sequence MAISLANNWTSTQSILIIFLTLQFLIITEAQSRICRNSCGDIPIQYPFGIDDGCGSPYYRHVLVCTGGQLQLRTPSGRYPVRNLSYTDPHILVTDPLMWNCLDGDNFRPTRPFSLDTSTHFTLSPENDYLFFNCSESDVIVEPKPMFCERFPDQCDSTCDSSSYLCRHMPECPSALRSSSCCSYYPKATESLRLMLKHCASYTSVYWRNLGATPAFDQAPEYGIRVDFDIPVTTRCLQCQDTAKGGGTCGFDTESQDFLCLCDKGNSTTYCNDRTSSHRRGVVAGTATAVSVAGAFGIGAGVWYLRKLRTKAPVTHGVQTNENRLF from the exons ATGGCCATTTCATTAGCAAACAATTGGACATCAACTCAGTCCATCTTAATAATTTTTCTTACACTTCAGTTTCTGATCATCACAGAAGCTCAATCAAGAATCTGCAGAAATTCTTGTGGTGATATTCCAATTCAGTACCCTTTTGGCATTGATGATGGCTGTGGCAGTCCATATTATAGGCATGTTCTTGTTTGCACAGGTGGTCAACTTCAACTTAGAACTCCTTCTGGTAGATATCCTGTTAGAAATTTAAGCTATACTGATCCGCATATTCTTGTAACTGACCCCTTAATGTGGAATTGCCTAGATGGTGACAATTTTCGACCAACCAGGCCATTTAGTCTAGATACTAGCACACATTTCACTTTATCTCCTGAAAATGACTACTTGTTCTTCAACTGTAGTGAAAGTGATGTGATAGTTGAGCCAAAACCAATGTTCTGCGAGCGTTTTCCTGATCAGTGTGATTCAACGTGTGATAGTTCGAGTTATCTTTGTAGGCATATGCCTGAATGTCCTTCTGCATTGAGGAGTAGCTCTTGTTGTTCTTACTATCCCAAAGCTACTGAATCTTTGAGGCTAATGTTGAAGCATTGTGCTAGCTATACTAGTGTTTATTGGAGAAATCTTGGTGCTACGCCCGCGTTTGATCAGGCCCCTGAGTATGGAATTAGAGTTGATTTTGATATTCCAGTGACTACACGATGCCTGCAGTGTCAAGATACTGCTAAGGGAGGGGGAACTTGTGGCTTTGATACAGAATCACAGGATTTTTTGTGCTTGTGTGACAAAGGGAACAGTACCACCTACTGTAATG ATCGTACGAGCTCTCACAGAAGAGGAGTCGTTGCAG GAACAGCAACTGCAGTGTCAGTTGCAGGGGCATTTGGAATAGGAGCTGGTGTATGGTACTTGAGGAAACTGAGAACAAAAGCACCAGTAACTCATGGAGTTCAAACCAATGAGAATAGACTTTTCTGA
- the LOC104247138 gene encoding probable pectate lyase 16 has translation MAKSSSFQLISWLVICSVSTIVLASKSSHEHETKAVDDYLPSYYPQPHKNLLNVIDSCWRLNDDWASNRKALSDCAIGFGSNAIGGKYGDIYVVTDPSDDPVNPEPGTLRYGVIQSEPLWIIFKKDMVLTLKNELMVNSHKTIDGRGAKIEISNGPCITLDYVTNVIIHGISIHDCKPSKKGMVRSSPEHVGERLGSDGDAISVFGSSNVWIDHCYLARATDGLLDVTHASTAVTISNNYFTEHDKVMLLGHNDEYTADRSMKVTVVFNHFGRELVQRMPRVRFGYAHVANNYYDQWLMYAIGGSADPTIFSEGNYFIAPDSYDKEVTKRETHEGGWKSWKWRSSKDVFVNGAYFNPSGYGSIAPKYTRGQSFIVAQGSLTPSLTSDAGPLQCVVSEPC, from the exons ATGGCAAAATCAAGTTCCTTTCAACTAATTTCATGGCTTGTAATATGTTCAGTTTCTACCATAGTATTAGCTAGTAAATCAAGTCATGAACATGAAACTAAAGCTGTAGATGATTATCTTCCAAGTTATTATCCTCAGCCTCACAAAAACCTCCTAAATGTCATTGATTCGTGTTGGAGATTGAACGACGATTGGGCGTCCAATCGCAAGGCTTTATCAGATTGTGCAATAGGGTTTGGAAGTAATGCTATAGGAGGTAAATATGGTGACATTTACGTGGTCACTGACCCTTCTGATGATCCTGTAAATCCTGAACCAGGCACTCTTAGGTATGGCGTTATTCAGTCCGAGCCACTTTGGATCATTTTCAAAAAGGACATGGTACTTACACTTAAGAATGAACTTATGGTCAATAGTCACAAGACTATAGATGGCAGAGGTGCCAAAATTGAGATTTCTAATGGTCCATGCATAACATTGGACTATGTTACAAATGTTATTATTCATGGGATTAGTATCCATGATTGTAAGCCTAGTAAAAAAGGGATGGTTCGTAGTAGTCCTGAACATGTTGGTGAAAGATTGGGCTCTGATGGTGATGCCATAAGTGTGTTTGGATCGTCTAATGTTTGGATTGATCATTGTTATCTTGCTCGCGCAACGGATGGCCTACTCGATGTTACTCATGCTTCAACTGCAGTAACTATCTCCAACAATTACTTCACTGAGCATGACAAA GTTATGTTGTTGGGGCACAATGATGAATATACTGCAGACAGAAGCATGAAAGTCACGGTAGTTTTCAACCATTTTGGCCGTGAACTAGTTCAAAGAATGCCAAG GGTTAGATTTGGTTATGCTCATGTGGCCAATAATTATTATGATCAATGGTTAATGTATGCCATTGGTGGGAGTGCAGATCCAACAATATTCAGTGAGGGAAATTATTTCATTGCTCCAGACTCATACGACAAAGAG GTCACCAAGAGGGAAACTCATGAAGGGGGATGGAAGAGTTGGAAATGGAGGTCCTCAAAAGATGTGTTTGTGAATGGAGCATATTTTAATCCATCTGGATATGGAAGTATTGCTCCAAAATACACAAGAGGACAATCGTTTATCGTTGCTCAAGGATCGTTAACTCCCTCTTTAACTTCTGATGCTGGTCCTCTTCAATGTGTTGTCAGTGAACCTTGCTAA